The nucleotide sequence TTGGGCCCTGGTGTTTTATGTGGGGCTTGGGACCAGCAAGAGTCGGGAGTCAAGAGTCGCCCAGACTGATAATGGGCGCCAGACTCGCAGACTCGGAGACTCGAGGCGACCGACGCGCTTAACTGATTTAGTTAATTGTATTGTTTTTCAATTAAAGTTCGTATTAATTGAGCAAACAGCGCGACAGAGCCGGCAGATACTCCCCAGTTTGGCCTGGCGTGACCCGTAGTTCCATTATGGCGATAAGATAAAACCGTGCAAAGGCAAAATCCGTGGGCAAACAGCGATACTGATACCGAAAGCCTAGCAGAAACTGAAACCGAACTCCGGAGCACTGGAACTGGAGATCTGGGGGCTGAAGTAGCGCCGCTTGTGTTTGCACATTGATAAGCGCGATGTgaaaacataaacaaatatttatgcgCCTATTTATGCCCATCCCCAGCCATCCCCCGTATAACCAACACCTATATATATAGTCTTGTATCTGTAGCCGTTGGTTGCCCGGGCTCTGGTTCCTATCTGTATCCGTGCATATTTGCAGCCGTTTGTGGAAACACTTAATTTGCTTATTTACTGCACAAATATTAACACTCCGGCCCAAGAGCCAGAACAAGTTGATCTCGGACCCGCGGAGAAAGACCAGTTGACAATCTGGATGTGATTAATCTCGGATTAACGTCACGGTTTTGCAATTTCAAAAAACAAACGATTAAAGTTATTATGGTACTCGTCTATAAATAATGTTTAATGATATATTACCATAATAAAGGCTTATAATTGGTTAATTTACAAACGGTTGGGATCGGTTTTTCAGCATTAAATGGGATGGTCTTGGCATTTAAAGCACCTTTGTTTAACATATGTGTTGATGAACGCATTGCAGccgttatttaattttgaatcttATTCTCTTTGATATATGAAATACTAACTTTTGCCCTTTTTATGTATTTTGGTGCTGCGTCACACTTTAGAGATTTTTTAGGACTTAGTGTTAAGACTACAACGGAAAGCATCGGACACACAAGAAAATGTGAAAAGTTTAATCAttgaaatacagtccactcaaattgggaaataaaacgtttttattctaCACCATATCTTTGGTCCTTCTAGCCAAATTTAGTTACTGATTAACATGGATCAGTTTAAACTTTTGAAGGCAGCTAGAAGTCGTGCCAAGGCAAGCATTACGCGTTTGCTAACGGCGTCTCAAGATCCACGTGCGGGATCAAAATGGGAGCTTGATGAAATACAAGTTTCATTGGAAAGGCTCAACATCATCTGGAAAGAATTCGAGTCCATCAGCGACCAAATGGTCCTTTTTGACGAAGAGGAAGGGTAcgtcgatccagccatcgaCAACGAAAGGTACGAGGACAAGTACTTACAAGCAAGCACATTATTTCGCAACCTCATACGCACCTGTGAAGAATCTCAAGAGAATGAAAGAGAAGGCAATAACTTCAGACAATCTGGCAACCCTGACGAGGCCGCATCAATGGCATCAGGAGTGGGAAACGAAAACCTAGTTCGTTTTCTggaacaacagcagcagctcaACGAGCGTTTGGCTGAGCAACAAGCAACGCTTTTAAGGGCAAACTCGGCAGCAAATGTATTGCATAATGAACTGCCAAAAATCCACATCAAGCTGTTCACTGGCGACTACAAGGAGTGGCCAGCCTTTAAAAACATCTTCGAGAGTACGATCCATGGCAAGCAGCATTTGACAGCAATACAAAAGTTGCACTACTTGAAAACGTACATCACTGGCGAAGCAGCTGACTTGATTCGACATATGCCAATAACGGATGCAGCTTACGAGGCTGCTTGGACTTGCCTAATTGATCGGTACAATAGACCACGTCACATTGTTAACACTCTGCTGGAGACATTTGTTTCCTTACCTTCGACCGCCAGAGCAGATGTAACAGTTCTGCGCAAGGTGACGGACGGAGCCACCGAAATTGTACGCGGCCTGGATGCAGCAGGGCAAACTAATAGGGACTGCTGGATTATACATTTCATTCTAGCTAAGATCGATGCTGAAACCCGTCGCAAATGGATCGAAGGAAGCCGGGAACTGGAATCTCCGTCTGTGGATGATCTACTAAAGTTTTTAGACCGACGTTGCGAGGAATTCGAGCTCAGCAAAAGTGAGCCAGACATAGACTCCAAGGTTGGCCCACAACATGGCAAGGCAAAGCGATCGTCACACGCCTTAGTATCGATGGAAGCAAACACTTGTGTGAAGTGTAACTCGAAGGAGCACAAGATCTACGCCTGCTCAAAGTTTGGTGAATTGTCAATTGAGCAGAGACGCACATTTGTTAAGGCAAAATCACTGTGCTTTAACTGCCTTAAGCCTGGGCATGTGTCGCGAAAGTGTGAATCCAAATTCACATGCAAGTTTTGCCACAATCGTCACCACTCTCTGCTACATGCAGATATTCTTGGTTCGCAAGCCGCTGTCGCTGCGACACACTCACGAGATGATGAAAGACACATCCCAAGCGCTCCCGAAGATGCTACCGTCACCATCAGCCATATCGCACGGGCACAAGTGGCTTCCACAGCTGAATCCTTCTGCAACGGATCAACAACCGCAACACAGCCACAAGGGATACGGAAAAGTGCATTGCCAACAGCTCTAGTGTTTGTTAGAAACGCAACAGGATCGCACACTACCTGCCGGGTGCTTTTGGACAGTGGTTCGGAACTATCGTACATCTCCGAGCGGTGCGTAAAGGCACTCGGACTGGCACGCTCACCGTCACGAATCTTGGTGACCGGAATCTCATCAATCAAGGCTGAGACAACTAGAGGCTGCAGCACACTGGACTTGCAGTCAAGGATCTCAGATCACACAATGAAGGTACGTGCTCACGTACTCAGCAAAATTACCTCCACGTTGGCAAGACACGATATCGCCGCCTCAGCACTCAAGGCATTCGCTGGCTTTGAGCTTGCGGATTCTGACTATCAATCGTTGGCGCCAGTTGATATACTCCTGGGCAGCGACTACGTTTGGACCGTGTTCACCGGTCAAAAGATGTTCGACAACCAGGGCAACATCATCGCCATTTCGACCATATTTGGATGGGTCATCACATCTATCGTTACTACCGGATGTTCAtctacaacaacaatgcacacGGCTATTGACATTGACGAATCGCTAAGACGCTTTTGGGAGCTGGAGGATGTCAACCAGGAATTCCATGGGAAACCGGAGGACGATGAAGTTGAGCAGCACTTTGTGACGACGCACACTCGGGACTCTAAGGGGCGTTACATCGTCGAACTTCCGTTCAAAGACTCCAAGGAACAGTTTTCAGATACTTTACAGGGAGCGCTAACAAGATTCAGGGGTGTAGAGCGCCGCCTAAAGAAAGACCCCATTCTGCATTCACAGTACGTGCAATTTATGCGTGAGTATCTTCAGTTGGGCCACATGCGAGAACTATCGCCAGAAGACATTGACAAAAAGCCGAGCTTTTACTTGCCACATCATCCTGTAATTACTCAAAAACTACGCGTCGTATTTGACGGCTCATTCAAGGACACGAATGGACGGTCCTTAAACGAAGCTCTGCACATTGGACCCAGCATTCTACGAAACCTTTTCTCGATTTGTATGCGTTTCAGAATGTTCAAGTTTGTCTTCTCAGCAGACATCGTCAAAATGTATAGACAAATCTGGGTGGCTGCCAACCATTGTGGCTTTCAACGAATTGTTTGGAGAGAAGATGAAACGACTCCTATTAAACACTACGAACTGTCCACGGTAACATACGGCACATCCTGCGCACCATTTTTAGCAGTGAGAGTCCTGGATCAGTTAGCTCACGACCATCAACACGACTTTCCTACCGCTGCAAAAATCTTGAAGGAGCAGTTTTATGTGGACGACGTACTGACCGGAGCACATACCGAGGAGGAGCTCATTCGCAATCAAAATGAGTTGATCCAGTTGATGAAATGTGCAGGCATGGAACTTGGTAAATGGGTTTCCAATTCATCACTTGTCGCTGACAGATCTCTCGCTACAACCGAAGTACAAGGCAAAGGATCCAATTCTACAGCAAAGGTTCTTGGCATTCATTGGGATCCAGAAGAGGATATGTTATCCTACAAAGTTTGCCTCACAACAAATCCGCACAACACCAAACGCCAAGTGTTGTCAGATGTGGCACGCATTTTTGACCCGCTGGGTATTCTGTC is from Drosophila suzukii chromosome 3, CBGP_Dsuzu_IsoJpt1.0, whole genome shotgun sequence and encodes:
- the LOC139353257 gene encoding uncharacterized protein; the protein is MDQFKLLKAARSRAKASITRLLTASQDPRAGSKWELDEIQVSLERLNIIWKEFESISDQMVLFDEEEGYVDPAIDNERYEDKYLQASTLFRNLIRTCEESQENEREGNNFRQSGNPDEAASMASGVGNENLVRFLEQQQQLNERLAEQQATLLRANSAANVLHNELPKIHIKLFTGDYKEWPAFKNIFESTIHGKQHLTAIQKLHYLKTYITGEAADLIRHMPITDAAYEAAWTCLIDRYNRPRHIVNTLLETFVSLPSTARADVTVLRKVTDGATEIVRGLDAAGQTNRDCWIIHFILAKIDAETRRKWIEGSRELESPSVDDLLKFLDRRCEEFELSKSEPDIDSKVGPQHGKAKRSSHALVSMEANTCVKCNSKEHKIYACSKFGELSIEQRRTFVKAKSLCFNCLKPGHVSRKCESKFTCKFCHNRHHSLLHADILGSQAAVAATHSRDDERHIPSAPEDATVTISHIARAQVASTAESFCNGSTTATQPQGIRKSALPTALVFVRNATGSHTTCRVLLDSGSELSYISERCVKALGLARSPSRILVTGISSIKAETTRGCSTLDLQSRISDHTMKVRAHVLSKITSTLARHDIAASALKAFAGFELADSDYQSLAPVDILLGSDYVWTVFTGQKMFDNQGNIIAISTIFGWVITSIVTTGCSSTTTMHTAIDIDESLRRFWELEDVNQEFHGKPEDDEVEQHFVTTHTRDSKGRYIVELPFKDSKEQFSDTLQGALTRFRGVERRLKKDPILHSQYVQFMREYLQLGHMRELSPEDIDKKPSFYLPHHPVITQKLRVVFDGSFKDTNGRSLNEALHIGPSILRNLFSICMRFRMFKFVFSADIVKMYRQIWVAANHCGFQRIVWREDETTPIKHYELSTVTYGTSCAPFLAVRVLDQLAHDHQHDFPTAAKILKEQFYVDDVLTGAHTEEELIRNQNELIQLMKCAGMELGKWVSNSSLVADRSLATTEVQGKGSNSTAKVLGIHWDPEEDMLSYKVCLTTNPHNTKRQVLSDVARIFDPLGILSPVVVQFKILFQELWLLDLGWDTELPPKIADWWNKCRNDLHFLRDLRLPRFVQNNEDHMELHGFSDASIKAYSAVIYSRVVRADGTVSVSLIAGKTRVAPLKQQSLPRLELCGALLLSRLFLSVKAALQHKDIEVHAWCDSTIVLAWLSHPPSKLKTFVANRTSEILEALPRNAWHHVNTKENPADCATRGMLASDLLHFDLWWMGPSWLQDPEMLAVKMTSKKFCSSLLENHGKEEVKTTALTAQETCLLSPIEALTQRVSSWTKLVRVVAYALRFIQKTKRPTLANGKMLTFEEIQAARILCLQEAQKCFMEDRKLLTENKPLHSRSQLVKLSPIICKDGLLRVGGRLDNSQLPADVKHPILLPKSNRITRLILEHEHTTNLHPGVSALFVIVRQKYWIFGARNLIRNLVHNCIKCFRQRKLTEHQFMADLPGIRITEALPFQHSGCDYAGPFILKERRGRNPRKTKGYICLFVCLVTSAIHLELATDLSTDTFLACLRRFMSLRGKCSQIFSDNGTNFVGAKRALDEMQQLLSSQEHQRNLTQSLANDGIKWSFIPPHSPHWGGKWESSVRSVKLHLRRVVGKTVLTCEQMQTLIAQISAVVNSRPLCYTPDTDITYLSPAHFLIGRPFTTVPEGDLTHLPINRLDYWQHLQSMYQGFWKRWHQEYLTSLQQRQKWSNKERNIAVDNVVLVKDSNLPPAAWILARVVEAHPGPDGLVRAVKLKTSTGEMTRPITKLAVLPNSETLFQGGPGC